The following proteins are co-located in the Solanum pennellii chromosome 1, SPENNV200 genome:
- the LOC107008240 gene encoding mRNA turnover protein 4 homolog, with protein MPKSKRNRAVTLSKTKKKGKEHKENIVNSIRECAEKYSSAYVFSFENMRNLKFKEFRDQLKSSSRFFLGSNKVMQVALGRSDSDEIRPGLHKIAKLVRGDSGLCFTNLSKEEVQRLFNEYEEHDFARTGTTATEKVELQEGPLDQFTHEMEPFLRKQGMPVRLNRGVVELVSDFVVCEEGRPLSPEAARILRLLGKKMATFRLHLICRWSPDEFEIYREGLEESDIESS; from the exons ATGCCGAAGTCGAAGCGTAACAGAGCCG TTACCTTATCTAAGACGAAGAAGAAGGGTAAGGAGCACAAAGAAAACATTGTTAACTCAATAAGGGAGTGCGCGGAGAAGTATAGTTCAGCGTACGTATTTAGTTTCGAAAACATGAGAAATCTCAAGTTCAAGGAGTTCAGAGATCAGCTCAAGTCTTCTAGCAG ATTTTTTCTGGGATCGAACAAAGTCATGCAGGTAGCACTAGGTCGTTCAGACTCTGATGAGATTCGTCCTGGCCTCCATAAGATTGCTAAG CTTGTTCGCGGCGATTCGGGTCTTTGCTTTACTAACTTATCAAAGGAGGAGGTCCAAAG GTTGtttaatgaatatgaagaacATGACTTCGCGAGGACTGGCACTACAGCAACTGAAAAG GTGGAGCTACAAGAAGGTCCTCTTGATCAGTTCACACATGAGATGGAGCCATTCCTGCGGAAACAAGGGATGCCAGTGCGGTTGAACAGAG GTGTTGTGGAGCTCGTGTCTGACTTTGTTGTATGTGAAGAAGGGAGGCCATTGTCACCAGAGGCAGCTCGGATACTG CGTCTGCTTGGGAAGAAGATGGCTACTTTCAGGCTCCACTTAATATGCAGGTGGTCTCCTGATGAATTTGAAATCTACAGAGAAGGATTGGAAGAATCAGATATTGAATCCTCATAG
- the LOC107009278 gene encoding partner of Y14 and mago yields the protein MASSTTRGEDEAKQLAAELGKTLKEGERLLAPTRRPDGTLRKPIRIRAGYVPQDEVAIYKSKGAIWKKEMESLQDVPPGYDPVMDEKPKSKAAKRNERKKEKRQQAALEKGKNPENDEVSSAENSVDGPDQVQSVMSQINSLAISANPVVPPSNSTESSGMGDSLQDIDKKIRALKKKIRLTEAQQQKTDEKDMKPEQLEKMAKLESWRKELKLLEDKKAELEAS from the exons ATGGCGAGCAGCACGACCAGAGGAGAGGACGAAGCGAAACAATTGGCAGCTGAGCTAGGCAAAACCCTAAAAGAAGGGGAAAGACTACTCGCACCAACAAGACGACCTGACGGAACACTCCGTAAACCTATTCGAATTAGGGCTGGTTATGTGCCTCAAGATGAAGTCGCCATTTACAAATCTAAAGGCGCTATT TGGAAGAAGGAAATGGAGTCACTGCAGGATGTTCCGCCGGGTTATGATCCTGTGATGGATGAAAAGCCCAAGTCTAAAGCTGCCAAGCGGAATGAAAGGAAGAAGGAGAAGCGTCAACAG GCTGCCCTTGAAAAGGGTAAGAATCCAGAGAACGATGAGGTCTCATCTGCTGAAAATTCAGTTGATGGTCCAGATCAGGTCCAGTCAGTTATGTCCCAGATAAACAGTCTTGCCATATCTGCAAATCCTGTTGTCCCTCCTTCAAATTCAACCGAGTCTTCTGGCATGGGAGATAGTCTGCAGGACATTGACAAAAAGATCCGAGCTCTGAAGAAAAAG ATTCGGCTGACAGAAGCTCAACAGCAGAAGACTGATGAGAAGGACATGAAGCCAGAGCAGCTGGAGAAAATGGCCAAGCTGGAAAGCTGGAGAAAAGAGTTGAAACTCTTGGAAGATAAAAAGGCTGAATTGGAAGCATCTTGA